One region of Chlorobiota bacterium genomic DNA includes:
- a CDS encoding tetratricopeptide repeat protein: MNPETTLTDLRAAVAAAATPAERAGALNQLARELERQGEYAESLAVAEEAEAAAKQAGDVAAEADALRLQGVACLQKGEHSTALPLLEELLQLYEELGNRSGVASATGNIGNVYAILSEYSKALEYYSRAIALHEELGNRSGVASATNGIGNVYVNLSDYPKALEYYNSSLAMREELGERSGVALVTGNIGLVYLNLSDYPKALEHHFRALAVHEELGERSGVASATNNIGNVYVNLSDYPKALEYHFRALALYEELGNRSGVASATNNIGNVYRNLSDYPKALEYYSRSLALDEELGERSGVALVTGNIGNVYLNLSEYPKALEYYSRAIALCEELGNRSGVASATIGIGLVYLNLSEYPKALEYYSRALAMREELGERSGVALVTGNIGLVYLNLSEYPKALEYYSRALAMREELGDRSGVASITGNIGSLYAQKDFAEYNPTKAEELLQQAIALNEGLGTKDQLYSAYESLAELYEQEGRFEEALTHFKRFQEIYQEVQSEEAKKKAIQVEQQRQIAEMEKRTAAERADAEATKRVLHNILPPTIAQRVVRGEEHIAESFESVTVLFADIVGFTVLSQRITPQELVTGLDVLFSQFDELAEKYGLEKIKTIGDAYMAVSGLPESREDHAESAARMAIELVEVVAGFDGLGDGIQLQVRIGLHSGEVVAGIIGKKKFAYDLWGDAVNTASRMESHGEAGKIHVSEEFAEELRRRGADASSMILTERGVMEVKGKGTMRTYFLEAQ; encoded by the coding sequence ATGAATCCAGAAACAACCCTGACAGACCTTCGTGCCGCCGTGGCCGCAGCAGCCACCCCCGCCGAGCGCGCCGGTGCGCTGAACCAGCTTGCCAGGGAGTTGGAGCGGCAAGGAGAATATGCTGAAAGCCTTGCTGTTGCGGAGGAAGCCGAGGCCGCAGCCAAGCAAGCGGGGGATGTTGCTGCCGAGGCGGATGCGTTGCGCTTGCAAGGGGTGGCGTGTTTGCAGAAGGGTGAGCACAGCACGGCGTTGCCATTGCTGGAGGAGTTGTTGCAGCTGTATGAAGAGCTTGGTAATCGTTCTGGTGTTGCCAGTGCCACTGGGAACATCGGAAATGTGTACGCGATCCTTTCGGAGTACTCGAAAGCGTTGGAGTACTACAGCCGCGCCATTGCCTTGCATGAAGAACTTGGTAATCGTTCCGGTGTGGCCAGTGCCACCAACGGCATCGGGAATGTGTACGTGAACCTTTCGGATTACCCGAAAGCGTTGGAGTATTACAACAGTTCGCTTGCCATGCGTGAAGAGCTTGGCGAACGTTCTGGTGTTGCCCTTGTCACTGGGAACATCGGGCTTGTGTACTTGAACCTTTCGGATTACCCGAAAGCGTTGGAGCATCACTTCCGTGCTCTTGCCGTGCATGAAGAGCTTGGCGAGCGTTCCGGTGTTGCCAGTGCCACCAACAACATCGGGAATGTGTACGTGAACCTTTCGGATTACCCGAAGGCGTTGGAGTATCACTTCCGTGCTCTTGCCCTGTATGAAGAGCTTGGTAATCGTTCTGGTGTTGCCAGTGCCACCAACAACATCGGGAATGTGTACCGGAACCTCTCGGATTACCCGAAAGCGTTGGAGTATTACAGCCGTTCGCTTGCCCTGGATGAAGAGCTTGGCGAGCGTTCTGGTGTTGCCCTTGTCACTGGGAACATCGGGAATGTGTACTTGAACCTTTCGGAATACCCGAAAGCGTTGGAGTATTACAGCCGTGCGATTGCCCTGTGTGAAGAGCTTGGTAATCGTTCCGGTGTTGCCAGTGCCACCATCGGCATCGGGCTTGTGTACTTGAACCTTTCGGAATACCCGAAAGCGTTGGAGTATTACAGCCGTGCTCTTGCCATGCGTGAAGAGCTTGGTGAGCGTTCCGGTGTTGCCCTCGTTACTGGGAACATCGGGCTTGTGTACTTGAACCTTTCGGAATACCCGAAAGCGTTGGAGTATTACAGCCGTGCTCTTGCCATGCGTGAAGAGCTTGGTGATCGTTCTGGTGTTGCCAGTATCACTGGGAACATTGGCTCACTCTATGCCCAAAAAGACTTCGCCGAGTACAACCCCACCAAAGCCGAGGAACTTCTCCAGCAAGCAATTGCTCTCAATGAAGGGCTAGGAACTAAAGATCAACTCTACTCAGCCTACGAATCCTTAGCCGAACTCTACGAACAAGAAGGCCGCTTCGAAGAAGCACTCACCCACTTCAAAAGATTCCAAGAGATATACCAGGAAGTCCAAAGTGAGGAAGCGAAGAAGAAAGCCATCCAAGTAGAGCAACAACGGCAGATTGCCGAGATGGAGAAACGCACCGCCGCCGAGCGTGCCGATGCCGAAGCCACCAAGCGGGTCCTTCACAACATCCTTCCACCAACCATTGCCCAGCGTGTTGTTCGCGGCGAGGAACATATCGCTGAATCATTCGAGTCGGTGACGGTGTTGTTTGCCGACATTGTTGGGTTCACGGTGCTTTCGCAACGGATCACGCCACAGGAGTTGGTGACGGGGTTGGACGTGCTGTTCAGCCAGTTCGATGAGTTGGCGGAGAAGTACGGGTTGGAGAAGATCAAGACGATTGGGGACGCGTACATGGCGGTGTCGGGATTGCCAGAGAGCCGCGAGGACCACGCAGAATCGGCGGCGCGAATGGCAATAGAGTTGGTGGAAGTGGTAGCAGGGTTCGATGGGCTTGGGGATGGGATTCAACTCCAAGTACGGATTGGCTTGCACAGTGGCGAGGTAGTGGCGGGAATCATCGGAAAGAAGAAGTTCGCGTACGACCTGTGGGGCGACGCAGTAAACACCGCCAGCCGAATGGAGAGCCACGGGGAAGCTGGGAAGATTCACGTGAGCGAGGAGTTTGCCGAGGAGCTTCGGCGGCGCGGAGCCGATGCTTCCTCGATGATCCTGACCGAGCGCGGGGTGATGGAGGTGAAAGGGAAGGGGACGATGCGCACCTATTTTCTTGAAGCTCAATAG
- a CDS encoding type II toxin-antitoxin system VapC family toxin, which produces MKRAYLLDTSIVIAIMRGGELANRIEAKYQISGAGFRPYICVVTLGELYSMALRNKWGEKKQALLRKIEQELIVLDIHRDDVLNAYASLQHYAQQNGAAISHNDLWIAATTSVFGAHLLTTDKDFLCFTPHHFHYTCIDPKQSS; this is translated from the coding sequence GTGAAACGAGCATACCTCCTTGACACCAGCATCGTGATAGCAATTATGCGCGGCGGCGAACTGGCTAATCGTATTGAAGCTAAGTACCAGATCAGCGGAGCGGGCTTCCGCCCTTATATCTGCGTAGTCACGCTTGGCGAGCTTTACAGCATGGCCTTGCGGAACAAGTGGGGGGAGAAAAAGCAAGCACTGTTAAGAAAGATTGAGCAAGAATTGATTGTGCTTGATATCCACCGCGATGACGTGCTGAATGCTTATGCTTCCTTGCAGCATTATGCGCAGCAAAACGGAGCAGCGATCTCACATAATGATCTTTGGATTGCTGCCACCACCTCCGTATTCGGTGCACATTTATTGACCACAGATAAAGATTTCCTCTGTTTTACCCCTCATCATTTTCATTACACGTGCATTGATCCGAAGCAATCATCATAA
- a CDS encoding malate dehydrogenase, which translates to MKKHVRVAVTGAAGQIGYALLFRIASGAVFGPDTEVSLNLIELPQAMNALKGVVMELDDCAFPLLRDVVQTSDLNAGFKDINWALLVGAVPRKAGMERNDLLNINGGIFTGQGRAINDNAASDARVLVVGNPCNTNAWIAMKSAPDMPQDRFFAMTRLDQNRAMTQLAQKSGRPVSEVANLAIWGNHSSTQYPDFYNATIGGAPATEAITDHEWLQGEFISTVQKRGAAIIEARGLSSAASAANAAIDTVVSLINPTPAGNWHSVAVASTGQYGTPEGLMVGFPIRTNADGTWQVVEGVQHNDWAQGKFMASIQELVEERNAVKGLVE; encoded by the coding sequence ATGAAGAAGCACGTTCGAGTTGCCGTCACCGGTGCCGCCGGCCAGATTGGCTACGCCTTGTTGTTCCGCATTGCCTCCGGCGCAGTGTTCGGCCCAGATACCGAAGTTTCGCTGAATCTTATCGAGCTTCCGCAAGCCATGAACGCCCTGAAAGGGGTGGTGATGGAGCTTGACGACTGCGCCTTCCCGCTGCTGCGCGACGTTGTGCAAACCAGCGACCTGAACGCCGGGTTCAAGGATATTAACTGGGCGTTGCTGGTTGGTGCGGTCCCGCGCAAAGCCGGAATGGAACGGAACGACCTGCTGAACATCAACGGCGGAATCTTCACCGGCCAGGGCCGCGCAATTAACGACAACGCCGCAAGCGATGCCCGCGTGCTGGTTGTTGGCAACCCCTGCAACACCAACGCCTGGATTGCCATGAAGAGCGCCCCCGATATGCCGCAGGATCGCTTTTTTGCCATGACCCGCCTGGACCAAAACCGCGCCATGACACAGCTTGCGCAGAAATCAGGCCGCCCGGTAAGTGAGGTGGCGAACCTTGCAATCTGGGGGAACCATAGCTCGACACAGTACCCCGATTTCTATAACGCCACCATCGGCGGCGCGCCGGCAACGGAGGCAATCACCGACCATGAGTGGCTGCAGGGTGAGTTCATCAGCACGGTGCAGAAGCGGGGCGCGGCAATCATCGAGGCACGCGGGCTTAGCTCGGCAGCATCGGCCGCCAATGCCGCGATTGACACGGTGGTCTCGCTTATCAACCCAACCCCTGCGGGGAACTGGCACTCGGTGGCCGTTGCCAGCACCGGCCAGTATGGCACGCCGGAAGGGCTGATGGTTGGATTCCCAATCCGCACTAACGCCGATGGAACGTGGCAAGTGGTGGAAGGGGTGCAGCACAACGATTGGGCGCAAGGGAAATTCATGGCATCAATACAAGAGCTGGTGGAAGAACGCAACGCAGTGAAAGGCCTGGTGGAGTAA
- the recQ gene encoding DNA helicase RecQ, which yields MTATDDTTTAAMHQALRRYFGYQQFRPLQHEIIGDILGGNDTFVLMPTGGGKSLCYQIPALLLPGVTVVVSPLIALMKDQVDGLTTAGVPATFINSTLDVAEANRRKDDVLSGRVKLLYVAPERLVLPDFLSLLNRANVALVAIDEAHCISEWGHDFRVEYRRLTLLRQKFPTVPIVALTATANQRVQQDIIEQLQLRDPKLHRAGFNRPNLSYAVLNKTTTLGALFQIVERHRGESGIIYCGSRDRTEKLTDHLRQRGYRALPYHAGLDRETRTRNQEAFDRDDVEIICATIAFGMGIDKSNVRYIIHYDLPKNIMGYYQETGRAGRDGLPSECVLFYGQGDRAKQMRFIEEKPDPNDRAMAIQQLDQMVAYAETTQCRRAMLLHHFSDDYTATNCGNCDNCTNPAEMETVDITRQAQMLMSCVIRLQERFGAAYVVEVLRGSNGAKILNYRHNLLPTYGIGAGTSKSEWMWIARKLVADGYLRQDAEAFNALQMTERGRQAIRERQTITVQRRREEPTQRQERERSTNRRMENVPDHNVELFQRLRELRKRIADKERVPAYIVFGDNTLIAMATRLPRTLEEMRMVSGVGEMKTKRYGAAFLQAIAEFLDQQPSVQKVEYEIPDFVPPEISDAVLATLHAYRPGMSLWDLAAARQLAKSTVLGHLESLVSNGEIDDITGMIAPEKIAPIRAAFRRNGLSALRPVMDELPADFATWDELRLVRADEYRQKSTPATEAAGKLY from the coding sequence ATGACAGCAACCGACGACACCACCACCGCAGCAATGCACCAGGCGCTCCGCCGCTATTTTGGCTACCAGCAGTTCCGCCCGTTGCAGCATGAGATTATCGGGGACATTCTTGGCGGCAACGACACGTTTGTGCTGATGCCGACCGGCGGGGGGAAATCGCTCTGCTACCAGATTCCGGCATTGCTGCTGCCGGGCGTCACCGTGGTGGTTAGCCCGCTGATTGCGTTGATGAAGGACCAGGTTGATGGGCTTACTACCGCCGGCGTTCCGGCAACGTTTATCAACAGCACGCTGGACGTTGCCGAGGCCAACCGCCGCAAAGATGACGTGCTTTCCGGCAGGGTGAAGCTGCTGTACGTTGCGCCGGAACGGCTTGTGCTCCCCGATTTTCTTAGCCTGCTGAACCGTGCGAACGTCGCGCTGGTGGCGATTGATGAGGCGCATTGCATCAGCGAGTGGGGCCACGATTTCCGGGTGGAATATCGGCGGCTGACGCTGCTTCGCCAGAAGTTCCCCACCGTCCCGATTGTTGCGCTGACGGCCACCGCCAACCAGCGCGTTCAGCAGGACATCATCGAGCAACTTCAGCTTCGGGACCCGAAGCTGCACCGTGCCGGGTTCAATCGCCCAAATCTTAGCTACGCCGTGCTGAACAAAACCACCACGCTTGGGGCGTTATTCCAGATTGTTGAACGGCATCGGGGGGAATCGGGGATCATCTACTGCGGCAGCCGCGACCGCACCGAGAAGCTGACCGACCACTTGCGCCAGCGGGGCTACCGCGCGCTTCCCTACCACGCCGGACTGGACCGCGAAACCCGCACCCGCAACCAGGAGGCCTTTGACCGTGACGATGTTGAAATCATCTGCGCAACGATTGCTTTTGGGATGGGGATTGATAAATCAAACGTCCGCTACATCATCCACTACGACCTCCCAAAAAACATCATGGGCTACTACCAAGAAACGGGGCGTGCCGGGCGCGACGGGCTGCCGTCGGAATGCGTGCTGTTTTACGGGCAAGGGGACCGGGCAAAGCAGATGCGATTTATTGAGGAGAAACCGGACCCGAACGACCGCGCCATGGCAATCCAGCAGCTGGACCAGATGGTGGCCTATGCCGAAACCACGCAATGCCGCCGCGCAATGCTGCTCCACCACTTCTCCGACGACTACACCGCCACCAACTGCGGCAACTGCGACAACTGCACCAACCCCGCCGAAATGGAAACGGTGGACATCACGCGCCAAGCGCAGATGCTGATGTCGTGCGTGATCCGCTTGCAGGAACGGTTCGGCGCGGCCTACGTTGTGGAGGTGTTGCGCGGGTCCAACGGGGCAAAGATTTTGAACTATCGCCACAACCTTCTTCCCACGTATGGGATCGGTGCCGGGACCTCCAAATCGGAATGGATGTGGATTGCCAGGAAGCTGGTGGCGGACGGATACCTTCGCCAAGATGCCGAGGCATTCAACGCGCTGCAGATGACCGAGCGTGGCCGCCAAGCGATTCGGGAACGGCAGACGATAACGGTGCAACGCCGCCGCGAGGAACCGACGCAACGGCAGGAGCGGGAACGGAGCACGAACCGGAGAATGGAGAACGTGCCGGACCACAACGTTGAGTTGTTCCAACGCCTGCGCGAGCTTCGCAAGCGGATTGCCGACAAGGAGCGGGTCCCGGCCTACATCGTCTTTGGCGACAACACGTTGATTGCAATGGCCACGCGGCTGCCGCGAACCCTGGAGGAGATGCGGATGGTGTCGGGCGTTGGCGAGATGAAAACGAAGCGGTACGGCGCAGCGTTCTTGCAGGCAATTGCCGAGTTTTTGGACCAGCAGCCAAGCGTCCAGAAAGTGGAGTATGAGATACCCGATTTTGTGCCGCCGGAAATTTCCGACGCGGTTCTTGCAACGCTTCACGCCTACCGCCCGGGGATGAGCCTGTGGGACCTTGCCGCCGCGCGCCAACTTGCCAAATCCACCGTGCTGGGGCATCTGGAGTCGCTGGTGTCGAATGGGGAGATTGACGACATCACCGGAATGATTGCGCCGGAGAAGATCGCGCCGATACGTGCTGCGTTCCGCCGCAACGGGCTTTCCGCGCTCCGCCCGGTGATGGACGAACTTCCGGCTGACTTTGCCACGTGGGACGAGCTTCGCCTGGTCCGCGCCGACGAGTACCGCCAGAAATCAACGCCAGCAACGGAGGCCGCGGGCAAGCTCTATTGA
- a CDS encoding transglycosylase SLT domain-containing protein, which translates to MTMPPLFPKRPHATAFFGGFLAVAMLLLLIAPSPPPDHASARRFRPNITSYDIPTTLSFCGEPVPMDNPEVRKRFEREFYLNLQWDGQVMLYLKRSGEYFPMFEKMLAEAGAPDDLKYLAVAESALQMPQSSKDAVGLWQFIAETGRRYGLQIDDYVDERRHPEKSTAAAIRYLKDGYARFNSWTLSAAAYNMGEAATSDDLEFQRRGSYYDLYVNEETSRYLFRIVAIKEIMSNPDKYGFYLDSTDFYTPPTTTEVAVATDIPNLAAWADQQGSSYKDVKLLNPWIKKRTLLKPAAGRPYVIQLPLPATAK; encoded by the coding sequence ATGACCATGCCTCCCTTATTCCCGAAACGTCCGCACGCCACCGCATTTTTTGGCGGGTTCTTGGCCGTTGCCATGCTGCTGCTGCTGATTGCCCCCTCCCCGCCGCCGGACCACGCTTCGGCCAGAAGGTTCCGGCCCAACATCACCTCCTACGACATCCCCACAACACTCAGTTTCTGCGGCGAGCCGGTGCCGATGGATAACCCGGAGGTTCGCAAACGGTTCGAGCGTGAGTTCTATCTGAACTTGCAATGGGATGGGCAGGTGATGCTCTATCTGAAGCGCTCCGGCGAGTACTTCCCGATGTTCGAAAAAATGCTGGCCGAAGCCGGCGCGCCCGACGACCTGAAATACCTTGCCGTTGCCGAAAGCGCCTTGCAGATGCCGCAATCAAGCAAGGATGCCGTTGGGTTGTGGCAGTTCATCGCGGAAACCGGGCGGCGCTACGGCCTGCAGATTGATGACTACGTTGACGAACGCCGCCACCCGGAAAAATCCACCGCCGCAGCCATTCGATACCTGAAAGATGGATACGCACGGTTCAACAGCTGGACCCTTTCGGCAGCGGCCTACAACATGGGGGAAGCGGCCACCAGCGATGACCTGGAATTCCAACGGCGCGGAAGCTACTACGACCTGTACGTGAACGAGGAAACCAGCCGCTACCTGTTCCGCATCGTGGCCATTAAGGAGATTATGAGCAACCCTGACAAGTACGGCTTCTACCTTGACTCCACCGACTTTTACACGCCGCCAACCACAACCGAGGTTGCCGTCGCCACCGACATCCCCAACCTTGCCGCCTGGGCCGATCAACAAGGAAGCAGCTACAAGGATGTGAAGTTGCTGAACCCCTGGATAAAAAAACGAACCTTGCTGAAGCCCGCCGCAGGCCGGCCATACGTTATCCAACTACCACTTCCGGCAACTGCGAAATAA
- a CDS encoding ABC transporter permease: protein MLTRFLAAFGRGVTRFFAELGRIVLLLQSVFRFLPQAFRSRRLIIEQMAVIGVNSLPLVLLVGSFTGAIAALQATNLFAKFNLVALARPFIGGSIATVVFTELSPVLTALVIAGRIGGAIAAQLGTMRVSEQIDALEMMAIHPHRYLAMPRVVAGMTMMPVLIVFSNLVAIVGAYSLMVLKFDFSSFDFFSSVQQFFSAYEIIIGLIKSLTFGAVTALIGCYVGMRTTGGAEGVGTSTVRSFTLSSAMILILDALFGYVL, encoded by the coding sequence GTGCTCACACGATTTCTTGCCGCGTTTGGCCGCGGCGTTACGCGATTCTTTGCCGAGCTTGGGCGCATTGTGCTTCTGCTGCAAAGCGTCTTCCGGTTTCTTCCGCAAGCCTTCCGCTCGCGCCGATTAATCATTGAACAGATGGCGGTGATTGGGGTGAACTCCCTTCCGCTGGTGCTTCTTGTTGGGTCCTTCACCGGGGCGATTGCCGCGCTGCAAGCCACGAACCTGTTCGCAAAATTCAATCTGGTTGCGCTGGCGCGTCCGTTCATTGGCGGCTCGATTGCCACGGTGGTCTTCACGGAGCTTTCCCCGGTGCTGACCGCGCTGGTGATTGCCGGGCGGATTGGCGGGGCAATCGCTGCGCAGCTTGGGACGATGCGCGTCTCGGAGCAGATAGATGCTCTGGAGATGATGGCAATCCACCCCCACCGCTACCTTGCCATGCCCCGCGTGGTGGCCGGCATGACGATGATGCCGGTGCTGATCGTCTTCAGCAACCTTGTGGCCATTGTTGGCGCGTACAGCCTGATGGTCCTGAAATTCGATTTCTCTTCGTTCGATTTCTTTAGCTCCGTGCAGCAGTTTTTCAGCGCGTACGAGATCATCATCGGCCTGATAAAATCGCTCACCTTCGGCGCGGTGACGGCTTTGATTGGATGCTACGTTGGCATGAGGACAACCGGCGGGGCCGAAGGGGTCGGGACCTCCACCGTTCGCTCGTTCACCCTTTCCTCGGCAATGATTTTAATTTTAGATGCGCTGTTCGGATATGTGCTGTGA
- a CDS encoding OmpA family protein produces MPIRSAVTSVLLFACLLLAAAVPTLYAQPAPPATPEQLTNRRYALANDATAVGWNPAMLGVVTSFRSYDFLAGFGLDRKFELSKIPFGIYGKVGPIALGTSGTIGGDTTDHQSYYVGFGLPIDDEINLGISARMQDIPGSELLKDAEYTLSGTWLAAEDFIVGASLYNLAAAGGRSVRLGLDGMFVGEVGHFGMLALNNPDDTVGGKSSWNTQLSAGLNFSDGGVALSATYSLSNKDLRIGVELIPNRLAVGALTDWDIDGTDAYTGANLFARYSNTSRTSSSGYDGPVANRWEPENPYSPAGLEYLTATTDAGPSADALVKSCVAGGDPRFATPAAIMNELRRSSNDYLRLAQKLEQISPNENQMFSAIANQYYLRQQTGSRELKSGDSLAIVSKQGYSIGVQSVDNSAFPMVSVIMQVADANGRNVPGLGINDFRFRDSSIRIVSVQPTDATLSVPVDIVLMIDCSGSMGDEIDAVRNNVQSFVKTMEARGADYRIGGVLYGSKIYDTLHPTSNLNRFREFADQADAIGGDEISSLAIREAASMRFRPDAQRVLVMITDDWVMQDNSRLTESDLTEMLWDKGARLYSIQNACRNNNAITTRLTLGREYDIQSPFNSILDEIGTDITTTYKLVYESKLKQEEVAPAVPAVLRGRITEAKTGRPVAAELLLTDATGRRYADVNAAQNDGSYQLTIDEPVKLSARLNADRFRPASGDIDLSKIKPGDTVVRDFVMERLATLLSGRIFDENGKVVAGSVKVEDAAIGKEIATLRTDAGGYYETEITPGMNYRLTPLATGYDGFTEAFDARDVEAGSKVVKNLRVTRAFSATDTTPFVLRNVLFDYDKADLKPESMTELDRLVKFLRENLTVRIEIGAHTDAQGNDAYNLNLSDRRAKSVVDYLATQGIDRRRLSSRGYGETEPIASNDSEEGRALNRRVEFRIVR; encoded by the coding sequence ATGCCGATTCGTTCCGCTGTTACCTCGGTTCTGCTGTTTGCTTGCTTGTTGCTTGCCGCGGCGGTGCCCACCCTGTACGCCCAACCCGCTCCGCCAGCCACCCCGGAGCAACTCACCAACCGCCGCTACGCCCTGGCAAACGATGCCACCGCCGTCGGCTGGAACCCGGCAATGCTGGGGGTTGTCACCAGCTTCCGCTCCTACGATTTCCTTGCTGGGTTTGGGCTGGATAGGAAGTTCGAGCTTTCCAAAATCCCTTTTGGGATCTACGGTAAGGTTGGTCCAATCGCCCTGGGAACAAGTGGCACGATTGGTGGCGACACCACCGACCACCAATCGTACTACGTCGGCTTTGGCCTGCCGATAGATGACGAAATCAATCTGGGCATTTCCGCACGGATGCAGGATATTCCCGGCAGTGAGCTGCTGAAAGATGCCGAATACACCCTGTCGGGAACCTGGCTTGCTGCGGAGGATTTTATCGTTGGTGCCTCGCTCTACAACCTTGCAGCTGCCGGCGGGCGAAGCGTCCGGCTGGGGCTTGATGGAATGTTTGTTGGCGAAGTTGGGCACTTTGGTATGCTTGCGCTGAACAACCCTGACGACACCGTTGGCGGGAAATCCTCATGGAACACACAGCTCTCCGCCGGTCTGAATTTCTCCGATGGAGGCGTAGCCCTTAGCGCCACCTACAGCCTTAGCAACAAGGACCTGCGGATTGGCGTGGAGCTAATCCCCAACCGCCTTGCCGTGGGCGCGCTGACCGATTGGGACATTGACGGAACCGACGCATACACCGGGGCCAACCTGTTTGCACGCTACTCCAACACCTCGCGCACAAGCAGCAGCGGCTACGATGGCCCAGTGGCCAACCGTTGGGAGCCAGAAAATCCTTACTCCCCGGCAGGGCTGGAGTACCTCACCGCCACCACCGATGCCGGACCATCGGCCGATGCCCTTGTGAAATCGTGCGTTGCCGGCGGCGACCCCCGGTTTGCCACCCCCGCTGCCATTATGAACGAGCTGCGCCGCTCCAGCAACGATTACCTGCGGCTTGCGCAGAAATTGGAGCAGATATCCCCCAACGAAAACCAGATGTTCAGCGCGATTGCCAACCAGTACTACCTGCGCCAGCAAACCGGCAGCCGCGAACTGAAAAGTGGCGACTCGCTGGCGATTGTCTCCAAGCAAGGGTACTCCATCGGCGTGCAAAGCGTGGACAACAGCGCGTTCCCGATGGTCTCGGTAATCATGCAAGTGGCCGATGCCAACGGGCGGAACGTCCCCGGGTTGGGGATCAACGATTTCCGATTCCGCGACAGCTCCATCCGCATCGTCTCGGTCCAGCCAACCGATGCCACGCTCAGCGTTCCGGTGGATATTGTGCTGATGATTGATTGCTCCGGAAGCATGGGGGATGAGATTGATGCGGTGCGGAACAACGTCCAAAGTTTCGTGAAGACGATGGAGGCTCGCGGGGCCGATTACCGGATTGGCGGCGTGCTGTACGGCTCGAAAATCTACGACACGCTTCACCCCACCAGCAACCTTAACCGCTTCCGCGAGTTTGCCGACCAAGCCGACGCAATCGGGGGGGATGAGATCAGCTCCCTTGCCATTCGCGAAGCCGCCAGCATGCGGTTCCGCCCCGATGCCCAGCGGGTGCTGGTGATGATTACCGACGACTGGGTGATGCAGGACAACTCACGGCTGACGGAGTCGGACCTGACGGAGATGCTGTGGGACAAAGGGGCGCGGCTATACTCCATCCAGAACGCCTGCCGCAATAACAACGCCATCACCACCCGGCTAACCCTGGGGCGTGAGTACGACATCCAAAGCCCCTTCAACTCCATCCTTGATGAGATCGGGACCGACATCACCACCACTTACAAGCTGGTGTATGAATCAAAGCTGAAGCAGGAGGAGGTTGCGCCAGCGGTTCCGGCAGTGCTTCGCGGACGCATCACCGAAGCAAAAACCGGGCGGCCCGTTGCTGCCGAGCTTCTGCTGACCGATGCCACCGGACGTCGCTACGCCGATGTCAACGCCGCGCAAAACGATGGCAGCTACCAGCTTACCATTGATGAACCGGTGAAGCTATCGGCCCGCCTAAACGCCGACCGATTCCGTCCGGCAAGTGGCGATATTGACCTAAGCAAGATCAAGCCCGGCGACACCGTGGTGCGGGATTTTGTGATGGAGCGATTGGCCACCCTGCTATCGGGAAGAATTTTTGACGAGAACGGGAAAGTTGTGGCGGGAAGCGTGAAGGTTGAAGATGCAGCAATCGGGAAGGAGATTGCCACGCTGCGGACCGATGCCGGAGGATACTACGAGACCGAGATCACCCCGGGAATGAACTACCGGCTTACGCCATTGGCCACCGGCTACGACGGATTCACCGAAGCGTTCGACGCACGCGACGTTGAAGCGGGGTCGAAGGTGGTGAAGAATCTTCGCGTCACCCGCGCCTTCAGCGCCACCGACACCACGCCGTTTGTGCTGCGGAACGTGCTGTTCGACTACGACAAAGCCGACCTGAAACCGGAAAGCATGACCGAGCTTGACAGGCTTGTGAAGTTCCTGCGCGAGAACCTGACGGTGCGGATTGAGATTGGCGCGCACACCGACGCGCAAGGGAACGATGCCTACAACCTGAACCTTTCGGACCGCCGCGCAAAATCGGTGGTGGATTACCTGGCAACGCAAGGCATTGACCGCCGCCGGCTAAGCTCGCGAGGGTACGGCGAAACCGAGCCAATCGCCAGCAACGACAGCGAAGAAGGGCGCGCCTTGAACCGAAGGGTGGAGTTTAGGATTGTGAGGTAG